One Peptococcus niger genomic window carries:
- a CDS encoding LutB/LldF family L-lactate oxidation iron-sulfur protein → MAVLVNPDKPHKERLNETMNNAFTRRATALAQDNFNTARDAFTAQKPEWQALKDQAAAVRAHTLDHLDTYLSEFIDHATANGSVVHFAKTAREARETALEIVQAAGGQRLVKSKSMVSEEIGVNRAMQAAGIEVTETDLGEWILELDDWDTPSHIMAPAMHKDRYRVHELFSKYGYTGSTDIPEMTRFARASLREKFLAADVGMTGCNFAVASTGSTCIVTNEGNGRMVTSLPRTQIVLMGMERIVPTMSDLDAMMQVLPQSVLGLTTSSYLSFTHGPRRADEIDGPESVHIIIIDNGRSDILGSPFHDMLRCIRCGTCQNVCPVYRHITGHGYGSIYEGPMGVVLTPLLAGREQTGHMPYLSTLCGECTANCPVEIPLHELILKHREEQHDQVQLTAEEGAFQAAGLALGHATLYKAMLAFGRPAMRALALWQGCGERLDDGNRLPVLRNWTQGRNLPLLAKPFHARAVRRPRGGAFRD, encoded by the coding sequence ATGGCCGTACTGGTCAACCCTGACAAACCGCACAAGGAGCGGTTGAACGAAACAATGAACAATGCTTTTACTCGACGAGCGACGGCGCTCGCTCAAGATAACTTTAATACGGCGCGCGATGCCTTTACGGCACAAAAGCCGGAATGGCAGGCCCTGAAAGACCAGGCCGCTGCCGTTCGCGCGCATACCCTGGACCACTTGGATACCTACCTGTCGGAATTCATCGACCACGCCACTGCCAACGGCAGTGTGGTTCACTTTGCCAAAACTGCCCGGGAGGCCCGTGAGACCGCCCTTGAAATTGTTCAGGCGGCAGGCGGCCAGCGACTGGTGAAGAGCAAGTCCATGGTGAGTGAAGAGATCGGTGTCAACCGCGCCATGCAGGCGGCCGGCATTGAAGTGACCGAGACAGACTTAGGCGAATGGATTTTGGAATTGGACGATTGGGATACGCCCTCTCATATTATGGCACCGGCCATGCACAAGGACCGCTACCGGGTGCATGAGCTCTTTAGCAAATACGGCTACACCGGGAGCACGGATATTCCGGAAATGACCCGGTTTGCCCGGGCATCCTTGCGGGAAAAATTTTTGGCTGCCGATGTGGGCATGACCGGCTGCAATTTTGCCGTGGCTTCAACCGGGTCCACCTGCATCGTGACCAACGAGGGCAACGGCCGCATGGTGACCAGCCTGCCGCGGACGCAAATTGTCTTGATGGGCATGGAACGGATCGTGCCGACCATGAGCGATTTGGACGCCATGATGCAGGTGCTGCCCCAGTCCGTCCTGGGGCTGACCACGTCCAGCTACCTCTCCTTCACTCATGGGCCCCGTCGGGCCGATGAAATTGATGGGCCGGAGAGCGTTCACATTATCATCATTGACAACGGCCGCAGCGACATTTTAGGTAGCCCCTTCCACGACATGCTGCGCTGCATTCGTTGCGGCACCTGTCAAAACGTCTGCCCGGTTTATCGTCACATTACAGGGCATGGCTACGGGTCTATTTACGAAGGCCCCATGGGCGTGGTCTTGACCCCGCTTTTGGCAGGCCGCGAGCAGACCGGGCATATGCCCTACCTGTCCACCCTCTGTGGCGAATGTACGGCCAATTGCCCGGTGGAAATCCCCCTGCATGAATTGATTCTCAAGCACCGGGAAGAGCAGCATGACCAGGTTCAATTGACAGCTGAAGAGGGGGCTTTTCAGGCCGCCGGCCTGGCCTTGGGACATGCGACCCTGTATAAGGCCATGCTGGCTTTCGGTCGTCCGGCGATGCGGGCCCTGGCCCTTTGGCAGGGCTGTGGTGAACGCTTAGACGATGGCAACCGGCTGCCGGTCCTGCGCAATTGGACCCAGGGACGGAACCTGCCCCTCTTGGCCAAACCCTTCCATGCCCGTGCTGTGCGTCGCCCCAGAGGAGGTGCTTTCCGTGACTAA
- a CDS encoding LutC/YkgG family protein — MTKTTREEFLGNISQALTRHQVRAPKPDPVEGPVYHRLADLSPEALADHFHSQAPIRHFSSRSIQAGDLAEALQDLLSRDDVEKVVICDDGVSRALHLAEAVTAAGRTPLVYRPDGYDHQGLVDALADADLGITVPTYGLADVGAVVEMASREIPKSFSLLPRVHVSLLPLSRLYSSMSTLAEELEKVYARDGLTSGMNQISGPSSTGDIESYMVTGAHGPVEEHIFIIMDL, encoded by the coding sequence GTGACTAAAACCACACGTGAAGAATTTCTAGGCAATATTTCTCAGGCCCTGACCCGCCACCAAGTGCGCGCCCCGAAACCGGATCCCGTGGAAGGGCCGGTCTACCATCGCCTGGCAGACTTGAGTCCGGAGGCCTTGGCAGACCATTTTCACAGCCAGGCGCCCATCCGCCATTTCAGCAGTCGGAGCATTCAGGCAGGGGATCTGGCAGAGGCTTTGCAGGACCTTCTAAGCCGAGACGATGTAGAAAAGGTTGTTATCTGCGATGATGGGGTCAGCCGGGCCCTGCACTTGGCAGAGGCGGTGACCGCTGCCGGGCGCACGCCCCTTGTCTATCGGCCTGACGGTTATGACCACCAGGGACTGGTAGATGCCCTGGCGGACGCCGATCTGGGCATTACCGTGCCGACTTACGGCTTGGCCGATGTGGGCGCCGTTGTGGAAATGGCGTCGCGGGAGATCCCGAAAAGCTTCAGCCTTCTGCCCCGGGTCCATGTCAGCCTCCTGCCCCTGTCACGCCTGTATTCGTCCATGAGTACCCTGGCGGAGGAACTGGAAAAGGTCTACGCCCGGGACGGCCTGACTTCCGGAATGAACCAAATCAGCGGCCCCTCTTCCACCGGGGATATTGAAAGCTATATGGTGACCGGCGCCCATGGGCCGGTTGAAGAACATATTTTTATTATCATGGATCTGTAA
- a CDS encoding stalk domain-containing protein — MNRKIFLTALSLACLLLCCKGLPAMAEDVPAPPTASATAPGDDVQALEKVLPDLANPEVLPEALTAAYTYYYQGKISSADLQQLEAAYKEIPPMPKTTSRIGQVSAAELAAYKEAYAKQEGGLVATGGQVTLNGTTLSPRLQAAGIGLYGDTAMIGEWLLPHLNFTVTHDNLRLKVTSVTGSASEWTLGSTAYAMNGSIARAATAPYLKGPYFYLPLRALAETVGTVNWDSETRDISVITPSKTLAPPPAFKESTTTPPLETSMEQKPNVINRLPDGSLLTADGVMDSGGYRIVCHKGVPLLRGLNNKGVLFNQGLVPTADRIVWLQSMDPASPGAMPFGLYEAPLADASQAKLIAENIYPDIDSLVANDRWIVYTAPLSKPSKGMALTSYNRLTGQKQQIDQGSEDQDYLGDLALNGNTLVWSRSRGGWNESLQVCDLTAPGKAKNIIEGYVFTSPVISGKYVIASRVFRTVRGQAEEIWQYDLEKEQWTRRIDPTSSLMPQTDNFFIKKVAFGDHYVALCPVLLNSDSRDFTRLSVLDLRDGSLAPLTLNEGSLPLIHADRDLDGSRLIDDIAPAADGSLLLKTYTDGGSDSIFMQAK; from the coding sequence ATGAACCGCAAGATTTTTTTGACGGCCTTGTCCCTGGCCTGCCTTCTCCTTTGTTGCAAGGGCCTGCCGGCCATGGCGGAAGATGTCCCAGCGCCGCCGACGGCGTCGGCGACAGCCCCCGGTGACGATGTCCAAGCCTTGGAAAAGGTGTTGCCTGACCTGGCCAACCCGGAAGTCCTTCCGGAAGCCCTGACCGCCGCCTACACCTATTATTATCAAGGGAAAATTTCTTCAGCAGACCTGCAGCAGTTGGAAGCAGCTTACAAGGAAATCCCGCCAATGCCAAAAACCACCAGCCGCATCGGTCAAGTCTCCGCCGCTGAGCTGGCCGCCTACAAAGAGGCCTACGCCAAGCAAGAAGGCGGTTTAGTCGCTACCGGGGGGCAAGTCACCTTGAACGGCACCACCCTGAGCCCCCGGCTCCAGGCTGCCGGCATCGGCTTATATGGCGATACGGCCATGATTGGCGAATGGCTCTTGCCCCACTTGAACTTCACCGTCACTCACGACAACCTGCGCCTTAAGGTCACTTCCGTCACCGGCTCTGCCTCCGAATGGACCCTAGGCTCTACCGCCTATGCCATGAACGGCTCCATAGCCAGAGCAGCAACTGCGCCTTATTTAAAGGGGCCCTATTTTTACCTGCCCCTGAGGGCCTTGGCTGAAACCGTCGGCACCGTTAACTGGGATTCGGAAACACGCGATATTTCCGTTATCACCCCGAGCAAGACCCTAGCCCCGCCGCCGGCATTTAAAGAATCGACAACCACCCCGCCGCTGGAGACTTCAATGGAGCAAAAGCCCAACGTCATCAACCGCCTGCCGGATGGCAGCCTGCTCACAGCAGATGGCGTCATGGACAGCGGCGGCTACAGGATCGTTTGCCACAAGGGCGTCCCCCTCCTCCGTGGCCTCAACAACAAGGGCGTCTTGTTCAACCAGGGGCTGGTCCCCACCGCCGACCGCATCGTCTGGCTCCAGAGCATGGACCCGGCCTCACCTGGGGCCATGCCCTTCGGCTTATACGAGGCGCCCCTGGCAGATGCTTCTCAGGCCAAATTAATTGCTGAGAACATTTACCCGGACATCGACAGCCTCGTTGCCAATGACCGCTGGATCGTCTATACGGCCCCCCTGTCCAAGCCTAGCAAGGGGATGGCCCTCACCTCTTACAACCGCCTCACCGGCCAAAAGCAGCAAATTGACCAAGGCAGCGAAGACCAGGACTACCTCGGCGACCTGGCTCTAAACGGCAATACCCTGGTCTGGTCCCGGAGCCGCGGCGGATGGAACGAGTCCCTCCAAGTGTGTGACCTGACCGCACCGGGCAAGGCCAAAAACATCATCGAAGGCTATGTCTTCACTAGCCCTGTCATCAGCGGCAAGTATGTCATCGCTTCTCGGGTTTTCCGGACCGTCAGAGGACAAGCGGAAGAAATTTGGCAGTATGATTTAGAAAAAGAACAATGGACCCGCCGCATTGACCCGACTTCAAGCCTTATGCCGCAAACCGACAATTTCTTTATTAAAAAAGTGGCCTTTGGCGACCATTATGTCGCCCTCTGTCCGGTTCTCTTAAATTCGGACAGCCGTGACTTTACCCGTCTGTCTGTGCTGGACCTCCGGGACGGCAGCCTGGCCCCCCTGACCCTTAACGAGGGCAGCCTGCCGCTGATTCACGCCGACCGAGACCTTGACGGCAGCCGGCTCATTGACGATATTGCCCCGGCGGCCGATGGCAGCTTGCTCCTGAAAACCTATACGGACGGTGGCTCAGACAGCATCTTTATGCAAGCAAAATAA
- the acpP gene encoding acyl carrier protein has product MIFDKVKEAIVDTLNCDAEAVTLEARLREDLDADSLDATELIMNLEEAFGLSISDEESQQLTTVGDIVKYIEKAQ; this is encoded by the coding sequence ATGATTTTTGACAAAGTAAAAGAAGCCATTGTGGATACGCTGAATTGTGATGCGGAAGCGGTGACCCTGGAAGCCCGGTTGCGGGAAGATTTGGATGCAGATTCTTTGGACGCTACCGAGCTGATTATGAATCTGGAAGAAGCCTTCGGCCTGTCCATCTCTGATGAGGAAAGCCAACAATTGACCACTGTCGGTGATATTGTCAAGTACATCGAAAAAGCACAATAA
- a CDS encoding acetyl-CoA carboxylase biotin carboxyl carrier protein yields the protein MTIDEIERLLRAFDHSGVTGLTVKTADGTVKMTKATPPSRVLAADGAGEVPVCEQVTTAGPDVLDLVQAPLAGTYYAAPSETAEPFVQVGDRVEVGQTIAVIEAMKVMNEVPSTVSGQVVAILPENGSVIGYHETILQVDTHV from the coding sequence ATGACCATTGACGAAATAGAACGCTTACTGCGCGCCTTTGACCACAGTGGCGTGACAGGCCTAACGGTGAAAACCGCAGACGGCACGGTGAAAATGACCAAGGCAACGCCGCCGTCAAGGGTTTTGGCGGCGGATGGCGCTGGAGAGGTACCGGTCTGTGAGCAGGTGACGACTGCAGGGCCGGATGTCCTTGACCTGGTCCAGGCGCCGTTGGCGGGAACCTATTATGCGGCACCGTCGGAAACGGCAGAGCCTTTTGTGCAGGTGGGTGACCGGGTAGAAGTGGGGCAGACCATTGCGGTGATTGAGGCCATGAAGGTGATGAACGAGGTGCCGTCAACGGTCAGCGGTCAGGTGGTGGCCATTTTGCCGGAAAACGGCAGCGTTATCGGCTACCATGAGACCATTTTGCAGGTGGATACCCATGTTTAA
- a CDS encoding acetyl-CoA carboxylase biotin carboxylase subunit, with protein MFKRVLVANRGEIAVRIIRTCRDMGIKTVLPYAEPDADSLAVALADTAVCIGPAALDQSYLNGHALLSLALACGAEAVHPGYGFLSENPDFARQVTAEGLIFIGPPAAVIEQMGDKIAARRTMRQAGVPVVPGSDGPTADLAAVEAVAREGGYPILLKAAAGGGGRGMRLVEAAEALAPAFEAARRESEAAFGDGRLYAEKYLTGAKHIEVQVACDRQGHCVHLGERDCSLQRRHQKVLEETPCRRLPEALRQTVCAAAVSAAQAVGYEGVGTVEFLVTPEGDWYFMEMNTRLQVEHPITEWVTGIDLVRAQLRLAEGLPLDWTQADIQLTGHAIECRINAQDPMAAFRPSVGKIESLHFPEGPFVRVDSALLPGETVSPFYDSLLAKVTVWGETRQMAIRRMRRALSEVIIEGVATTADFHFMTLHHRAFIRGEYTTQFLDDHLKELVDLL; from the coding sequence ATGTTTAAGAGGGTGCTGGTTGCCAATCGTGGAGAAATTGCGGTCCGGATCATCCGTACCTGTCGAGACATGGGCATTAAGACGGTCTTGCCTTATGCGGAGCCGGATGCGGACAGCCTGGCGGTGGCGCTGGCGGATACGGCGGTCTGTATCGGACCGGCGGCGCTGGACCAGTCCTACTTGAACGGCCATGCCCTCCTCTCCCTGGCCTTGGCCTGCGGCGCAGAAGCGGTCCACCCGGGCTATGGTTTTTTATCGGAAAACCCAGACTTTGCCCGGCAGGTCACCGCTGAAGGCTTGATCTTTATTGGCCCGCCGGCAGCTGTGATTGAGCAGATGGGGGATAAAATTGCTGCCCGTCGTACCATGCGCCAAGCCGGAGTGCCGGTGGTGCCCGGCTCTGACGGACCAACGGCGGACTTAGCAGCGGTGGAGGCGGTGGCCCGGGAAGGCGGCTACCCGATTTTACTCAAAGCCGCAGCCGGCGGTGGCGGCCGCGGCATGCGGCTGGTAGAGGCTGCGGAAGCGCTGGCGCCGGCCTTTGAAGCGGCCCGCCGCGAATCGGAAGCCGCTTTTGGGGACGGCCGGCTTTACGCTGAGAAATACTTGACCGGGGCCAAGCACATTGAAGTGCAGGTCGCCTGTGACCGGCAGGGCCATTGTGTCCACCTGGGCGAACGGGACTGCTCTTTACAGCGCCGCCACCAGAAGGTCTTGGAAGAAACGCCTTGCCGACGGTTACCTGAGGCCTTGCGCCAAACCGTTTGTGCGGCGGCGGTATCGGCGGCCCAGGCGGTCGGCTATGAAGGCGTGGGCACAGTTGAATTCCTGGTGACGCCGGAGGGCGACTGGTATTTTATGGAAATGAACACCCGGCTCCAGGTGGAGCACCCCATTACCGAATGGGTCACCGGCATCGATCTGGTGCGGGCCCAGTTGCGGCTGGCGGAAGGCCTGCCCTTGGATTGGACACAGGCGGACATCCAGCTGACCGGACACGCCATCGAGTGCCGGATCAATGCCCAGGACCCGATGGCGGCCTTCAGGCCGTCGGTGGGTAAAATCGAAAGCTTGCATTTCCCGGAAGGCCCTTTTGTGCGGGTGGATTCTGCCCTCTTGCCCGGTGAAACCGTGTCGCCTTTTTATGATTCCCTGCTGGCCAAGGTGACCGTATGGGGTGAAACGCGGCAGATGGCCATCCGGCGGATGCGCCGCGCCCTATCGGAAGTGATCATTGAAGGGGTGGCGACAACCGCCGATTTTCACTTCATGACCCTTCACCATCGCGCCTTTATTCGTGGAGAATACACGACGCAGTTTTTAGACGATCATCTGAAAGAGCTGGTGGATTTATTGTGA
- the accD gene encoding acetyl-CoA carboxylase, carboxyltransferase subunit beta produces MSEAFLKRKHRLKVFQTARERLLRRPAPQRDDLRNINCPLCGDRILMADLRASLYICPACQAMLPMPAHARLEALLDPGSFRERQEGLTSDDPLDFPGYAEKLSHAQARSGLSDSVVTGTGRIDGIPLAIACMDSRFMMGSMGVVCGEKLVDLIELATKRKLPLIIIATSGGARMQEGILSLMQMARTAQALNRFHAAGLLYTVVLTHPTTGGVMASFASLADLTLAEPDALIGFAGPRVIRQTVGEDLPEGFQGAAAQLDNGFIDAIVKREDLRDELAFYLKAHGKEGQR; encoded by the coding sequence ATGTCGGAAGCATTTTTAAAGCGCAAGCATCGTCTCAAAGTTTTTCAGACGGCGCGGGAACGTCTCTTGCGGCGACCGGCGCCTCAGCGGGATGATTTGCGCAACATCAATTGTCCCCTTTGTGGCGACCGCATTTTAATGGCCGACTTGCGGGCGTCTTTATACATTTGTCCCGCTTGTCAGGCCATGCTCCCGATGCCGGCCCATGCCCGCCTGGAGGCCCTGCTGGATCCCGGCAGCTTTCGGGAGCGGCAGGAAGGCTTGACCAGCGATGACCCGCTGGACTTTCCCGGCTATGCCGAAAAATTAAGCCACGCCCAAGCGCGGAGCGGGTTATCCGACTCGGTGGTGACGGGGACCGGGCGAATTGACGGCATCCCGCTGGCCATCGCCTGCATGGACAGCCGGTTTATGATGGGGAGCATGGGGGTGGTCTGCGGTGAAAAACTGGTGGACCTGATTGAGCTGGCCACCAAGCGAAAGTTGCCCTTAATCATCATCGCGACCAGTGGTGGGGCCCGGATGCAGGAAGGAATCCTGTCGCTCATGCAGATGGCGCGGACAGCGCAAGCCTTGAACCGCTTTCATGCGGCCGGGCTCTTGTATACCGTGGTCTTGACCCATCCCACCACCGGCGGTGTTATGGCCAGTTTTGCCAGCCTGGCCGACCTGACCTTGGCTGAACCGGATGCACTCATCGGCTTTGCCGGGCCGCGCGTAATCCGGCAAACCGTAGGTGAAGACCTCCCGGAAGGCTTTCAAGGGGCGGCCGCCCAGCTTGACAACGGCTTTATCGACGCCATTGTCAAGCGGGAAGATTTGCGTGACGAATTGGCCTTTTATCTGAAGGCCCATGGCAAGGAGGGACAGCGATGA
- the accA gene encoding carboxyltransferase subunit alpha has protein sequence MTAYERVRLARSGERANAQAFLGALIDNFHELHGDRLSGDDPAIIGGIGYLGRRPVTVLAQQRGRSLAENERVRFGMPMPSGYRKAIRLMRQAEKFGRPVLTLVDTPGAYPGIEAENGGQASAIAECLATLLGLRVPTLSLVIGEGGSGGALALAAADRLYMLEGSVFSVISPEACAAILFKDRDRAEEAAAALRLQAADLHELGICDGVFGEKGRDFSQLTADIQQTLSAALQELSKGKPADLPGKRYRRYRKMGVEHVVNG, from the coding sequence ATGACCGCTTATGAACGGGTGCGGTTGGCACGCAGTGGTGAGCGCGCCAATGCCCAGGCCTTTTTAGGGGCGCTGATTGACAACTTTCATGAATTGCACGGCGACCGCCTCTCCGGAGATGACCCGGCCATCATCGGAGGCATCGGCTATTTGGGGCGCAGGCCGGTGACGGTTCTTGCCCAGCAACGGGGGCGGAGCCTGGCAGAAAATGAAAGAGTGCGCTTCGGCATGCCAATGCCCTCCGGTTACCGTAAGGCGATCCGCTTGATGCGGCAGGCAGAAAAGTTCGGCCGGCCGGTGCTGACCCTGGTGGATACGCCGGGGGCTTATCCCGGTATTGAAGCGGAAAATGGCGGTCAGGCATCCGCCATTGCCGAATGCCTTGCCACCCTCTTGGGCCTCCGGGTGCCGACCCTGTCCCTGGTTATCGGCGAAGGCGGGTCAGGGGGCGCCCTGGCTTTAGCCGCTGCCGACCGCTTGTATATGCTGGAAGGCAGTGTTTTTTCGGTGATTTCGCCGGAGGCTTGTGCCGCTATTTTATTTAAGGATCGGGACCGGGCCGAGGAGGCAGCGGCGGCCCTTCGCTTGCAGGCGGCAGATTTACATGAATTGGGCATCTGCGATGGGGTGTTCGGAGAAAAGGGGCGGGATTTCAGCCAGTTGACGGCGGATATTCAGCAAACGCTTTCAGCCGCGCTCCAAGAGTTGAGTAAAGGCAAGCCGGCAGACCTGCCGGGCAAACGTTACCGGCGCTATCGAAAAATGGGGGTGGAGCATGTCGTCAATGGATAA
- a CDS encoding MarR family winged helix-turn-helix transcriptional regulator, with protein sequence MSSMDKVRAKETMNHFLVDIFNQILAIEEAWLRKEYEGDITLAEVHMLVAIGEREHGVMGDVARHAALTNGTVTTAVKKLERKGYVLRRRDEQDRRKLRVRLTESGHAAVAVHNRFHDVISDAIWTGLSDEARAPFIEGLAEAGRALTAMQEDLQP encoded by the coding sequence ATGTCGTCAATGGATAAAGTTCGGGCTAAAGAGACCATGAACCATTTTTTAGTGGATATTTTTAATCAAATCTTGGCCATAGAGGAAGCTTGGCTCCGGAAGGAGTATGAGGGCGATATTACCTTAGCGGAAGTACACATGCTGGTAGCCATTGGCGAACGGGAGCACGGCGTCATGGGTGATGTGGCCCGGCATGCGGCGCTGACCAATGGCACGGTGACCACAGCCGTAAAAAAGCTGGAGCGCAAGGGCTATGTGCTGCGCCGGCGGGATGAGCAAGACCGGCGCAAGCTGCGCGTCCGCTTAACCGAATCGGGGCATGCGGCGGTGGCGGTGCACAACCGCTTTCACGATGTGATCAGTGACGCTATTTGGACCGGCCTTTCAGACGAGGCCCGGGCCCCCTTCATAGAGGGGTTGGCAGAAGCCGGTCGGGCCTTAACCGCTATGCAGGAGGATCTGCAGCCATGA
- a CDS encoding beta-ketoacyl-ACP synthase 3, translated as MTGIRILGSGSRPGADRVSNEDLCRRVDSSDAWISQRTGIQARHLAGPDERVESLALEAAREALQAAAIEPQTVDLLVVATFSPAGRMPAVATTLAAELGLGEGALAFDLNGACTGFVQALDCARNFLAVRPAGRRALVIGAEVISRWVDWSDRSTCVLFGDGAGAVLVESAPTPYFSMFGVRPLAEALSVQPDAQGKSRVRMDGQAVFRFALRQVPALIRDLAAAGGIRPEEVETFILHQANGRILDKIAQHLALPADRFYRNIAELGNTSAASIPLALDAWRQERPPEAGEKVILAGFGAGLTWGGILFEWS; from the coding sequence ATGACCGGCATTCGCATTTTAGGAAGCGGCAGCCGGCCGGGTGCAGACCGGGTCAGCAATGAGGACTTGTGCCGCCGGGTGGACTCCAGCGATGCCTGGATTTCCCAACGTACAGGGATTCAGGCTCGGCATTTGGCCGGACCTGATGAAAGGGTTGAATCCCTGGCGCTGGAGGCGGCACGGGAGGCCCTGCAAGCGGCGGCCATTGAACCGCAAACGGTAGACCTGCTGGTGGTGGCCACCTTTAGTCCGGCCGGCCGGATGCCGGCAGTGGCGACGACTTTAGCGGCAGAGCTGGGACTTGGTGAAGGGGCCCTGGCCTTTGATTTAAACGGGGCCTGCACCGGCTTTGTACAGGCCTTGGACTGTGCCCGTAATTTTCTGGCGGTGCGGCCGGCGGGTCGCCGGGCCCTGGTCATCGGCGCAGAGGTCATCTCTCGCTGGGTGGATTGGTCTGACCGGAGCACCTGTGTGCTCTTCGGCGATGGCGCCGGTGCCGTGCTGGTGGAAAGTGCGCCGACGCCCTATTTTTCTATGTTCGGGGTCCGGCCGCTGGCCGAGGCCTTGAGCGTTCAGCCGGATGCCCAGGGCAAGAGCCGGGTGCGGATGGACGGGCAAGCCGTTTTTCGTTTTGCCCTGCGGCAGGTGCCGGCCTTAATCCGCGACCTGGCAGCAGCCGGCGGAATCAGGCCGGAAGAGGTGGAAACCTTTATTTTGCACCAGGCCAACGGCCGCATTTTAGATAAAATCGCCCAGCATTTGGCCTTGCCGGCAGACCGCTTTTATCGCAACATTGCCGAATTGGGCAATACCTCTGCCGCATCAATTCCCCTGGCCTTGGATGCCTGGCGCCAGGAAAGACCGCCAGAGGCAGGGGAAAAAGTTATTTTGGCCGGCTTTGGTGCCGGATTGACATGGGGAGGAATTCTTTTTGAATGGTCATAA
- a CDS encoding NAD(P)H-dependent flavin oxidoreductase, producing the protein MNGHKLTQLLKIDYPFIQGGMARVATGLFAAQVSNAGALGVIGSGSMEPQHLEAHIADCKAHLEEGRTWAVNLMMMNPHCDDLVDIIIRERVPVVTTGAGSPSAYVERLQAAGCQVWPVIASPLMAKRMARLGVDGLIVEGCEAGGHVGSFTTLALLPQVLATVDLPVVAAGGIATGAQALAVFAMGAVGIQLGTLLLAAEECPIHDNYRARVLQAKIEDVVTIGRIAGTATQLLKNPMSRAYVKMERSGADWEALERYSLGGLAKAVIEGDQDAGAMMVGQSVGLVQEVKPLAAIFADLMRDTDQAMRRLTDEWEAEGPWKSTDTD; encoded by the coding sequence TTGAATGGTCATAAATTAACGCAATTGCTGAAGATAGACTATCCCTTTATTCAGGGGGGGATGGCCCGGGTGGCAACCGGCCTTTTTGCTGCCCAGGTGTCCAATGCGGGCGCCTTGGGCGTTATCGGGTCCGGGAGTATGGAACCCCAGCACCTGGAAGCCCATATTGCCGACTGTAAGGCGCACTTGGAAGAGGGGCGGACCTGGGCGGTTAATTTAATGATGATGAACCCCCATTGTGATGACCTGGTGGACATCATTATTCGTGAAAGGGTGCCGGTGGTGACCACCGGCGCCGGCAGTCCCTCCGCCTATGTGGAGCGCTTGCAAGCTGCCGGCTGCCAGGTTTGGCCGGTCATCGCCTCACCCCTGATGGCCAAACGGATGGCGCGCTTGGGTGTGGATGGGTTGATTGTAGAAGGCTGTGAAGCGGGTGGCCATGTCGGTTCATTTACCACCCTGGCCCTCCTGCCCCAGGTGCTGGCGACAGTAGACCTGCCTGTGGTGGCAGCCGGTGGCATTGCCACCGGGGCGCAGGCCTTGGCCGTTTTTGCCATGGGGGCAGTCGGCATTCAGTTGGGTACCCTGCTCTTGGCCGCTGAAGAATGTCCGATCCATGACAACTACCGGGCCCGGGTTCTGCAGGCGAAAATTGAAGATGTGGTGACCATCGGCCGTATTGCTGGCACGGCAACCCAACTGCTAAAAAATCCGATGAGCCGGGCCTACGTTAAAATGGAACGTTCCGGTGCCGACTGGGAAGCCTTGGAGCGGTATTCACTCGGCGGCCTGGCAAAGGCCGTCATTGAAGGCGATCAAGACGCCGGTGCCATGATGGTCGGGCAAAGCGTCGGCTTGGTGCAGGAGGTTAAACCCTTGGCGGCTATTTTTGCTGATCTGATGCGGGATACAGACCAGGCCATGCGGCGGTTGACCGATGAGTGGGAGGCGGAAGGACCATGGAAATCAACGGACACCGATTAG